A window of the Candidatus Atribacteria bacterium genome harbors these coding sequences:
- a CDS encoding class II aldolase/adducin family protein, which yields MKFEISEKFKKMIVDAGRELYQQNLTIGTWGNISILDPETGLVYIKPSGMDYHEISPEDIIVVDQEGKTIEGIRKPSIEMPMHLSVYHTRKDVGAIVHYHPIYSSVLAVTGFSLPGICEDFVQIVGEKVLCAKYALPGSDELAKNAVVGLGNRNAVFLLNHGTLCVGRDIKEAMKVCYVVEKTAHIYILSKNLGKCRIISKEDIKVMQDFTKKSYGKD from the coding sequence ATGAAATTTGAAATATCCGAAAAATTTAAAAAAATGATAGTTGATGCCGGACGAGAATTATACCAGCAGAATTTAACCATCGGAACCTGGGGGAATATTAGTATTTTAGATCCCGAAACTGGTCTGGTTTACATTAAACCAAGCGGTATGGATTACCATGAAATTTCCCCCGAGGACATCATAGTAGTTGATCAGGAAGGTAAAACGATCGAGGGGATTAGGAAACCCTCTATTGAGATGCCTATGCATCTTTCCGTGTACCACACCAGGAAAGATGTAGGTGCAATAGTACATTATCATCCCATTTATTCCAGTGTGTTAGCAGTAACAGGGTTCAGTCTTCCGGGAATTTGTGAGGATTTTGTCCAGATAGTAGGGGAAAAAGTTTTATGTGCGAAATATGCTTTACCCGGATCAGATGAATTAGCCAAAAATGCAGTAGTAGGTTTAGGCAATAGAAATGCAGTTTTTCTTTTAAATCACGGAACTCTTTGTGTGGGTAGAGACATAAAAGAAGCAATGAAAGTTTGTTATGTGGTAGAAAAAACAGCCCATATTTATATCTTAAGTAAAAACCTGGGAAAGTGTAGAATAATCTCCAAAGAAGACATTAAGGTAATGCAAGATTTTACTAAAAAATCTTATGGAAAAGATTAA